The following proteins are co-located in the Leptolyngbya sp. SIO1E4 genome:
- a CDS encoding diguanylate cyclase, producing the protein MNVSVLIVGDDKFSIRLCQQVRGLSAMTQWQVDSAYEATRLLESENPEVLLLQATQQDNWELCRTLRQQRHSTGSYCILLDERPCPEAHTATEALLRQTGLMTTALEIGADTYLWVPDILAERPQLSADYLSRLIQAHMRTAMRRIQAYKELSQTNDLLSAIALVDTLTQLGNRRAFDWELPRQIEVSREQQHPLSLLVLDIDYFKRVNDEHGHLVGDQVLRMFSERLRHHMRFYETPFRYGGEEFVVLLPNTSPPEAEKTGERLRQLINDTPFVIDADLLLSLTVSIGVATLAPSDDIKGIELIARADSNLLRAKSTGRNRVIF; encoded by the coding sequence ATGAATGTATCGGTTTTAATTGTTGGAGACGATAAATTCTCCATACGTCTCTGCCAGCAGGTTCGAGGATTATCTGCCATGACACAATGGCAGGTCGATAGCGCGTATGAAGCTACCAGGCTACTTGAATCAGAAAACCCAGAAGTTTTGCTCCTACAGGCAACGCAACAAGATAACTGGGAACTTTGCCGCACGCTAAGGCAGCAGCGTCATTCGACGGGGAGCTATTGCATTCTTCTAGATGAGCGGCCCTGCCCTGAGGCACATACGGCGACCGAAGCACTACTGCGACAAACCGGGTTGATGACAACGGCCTTGGAAATTGGCGCTGATACCTATTTGTGGGTGCCCGACATTTTGGCAGAAAGGCCCCAATTGTCTGCTGACTACCTCAGTCGACTCATTCAGGCACACATGAGAACGGCAATGCGGCGCATCCAAGCTTACAAAGAACTGTCGCAAACCAATGACCTCCTCTCTGCGATCGCGCTGGTTGATACCCTCACGCAGCTCGGCAATCGCCGCGCCTTTGACTGGGAATTACCCCGCCAGATTGAGGTGTCTCGCGAACAACAGCACCCTCTGAGTCTGCTGGTTCTAGACATCGATTACTTTAAGCGAGTGAATGACGAACATGGTCATCTCGTAGGCGATCAAGTTCTCCGCATGTTTTCAGAACGCCTCCGTCATCACATGCGATTTTACGAAACCCCCTTCCGTTACGGGGGTGAAGAGTTCGTCGTCCTATTGCCCAATACCTCTCCTCCAGAAGCCGAAAAGACTGGAGAGCGTCTGCGACAGCTCATCAACGATACGCCATTTGTGATTGACGCCGATCTGCTCCTGTCCCTCACCGTCAGTATTGGGGTTGCGACCTTAGCCCCCTCCGATGATATTAAAGGCATTGAACTCATTGCTCGGGCCGACAGCAATCTCTTGCGAGCCAAGAGCACGGGTCGGAATCGCGTCATATTTTGA
- the alaS gene encoding alanine--tRNA ligase: protein MPTPSQPQPLITRGADIRKTFLDFYAQRGHKILPSASLVPEDPTVLLTIAGMLQFKPIFLGQRQAEVDRATTSQKCIRTNDIENVGRTARHHTFFEMLGNFSFGDYFKEQAAAWAWELSTEVFKLPPERLVVSVFEDDDEAFAIWRDQIGVPPHRIIRMGKEDNFWTSGPTGPCGPCSEIYYDFHPELGDDKIDLEDDSRFIEFYNLVFMQYNRDAEDTLTPLQNQNIDTGLGLERMAQILQGKPNNYETDLIFPIIETAAKIAGLTYRDCDEKTKVSLKVIGDHVRAVVHMIADGITASNVGRGYVLRRLIRRVVRHGRLLGIEGAFINQVAATAIELSESVYPNVRERESVITAELAREEARFLETLERGEKLLADILARETTRISGEDAFVLYDTYGFPLELTQEIAEENNLTVDAAGFEAEMEKQRQRSKDAHETIDLTAQGSLDTLANHIHSTEFLGYTESMSASKVEAILVAGVSETVAEAGTEVQVVLDQTPFYAESGGQIGDRGYLSGDNFVIRIEDVQKESDFFLHVGRVERGTVKVGDHVTAQIDRACRRRAMANHTATHLLQAALKKLVDDGVSQAGSLVAFDRLRFDFNCPRALTPEEVQQVEEQVNTWIGEGHGATVEIMALDEAKNRGATAMFGEKYGAEVRVIDFPGVSMELCGGTHVSNTAEIGLFKIISETGVASGIRRIEAVAGPAVLDYLNVRDAVVRDLSERFKVKPEEVPDRITSLQTELKTSQKELEALKSELAVVKSDQLLDEAEMIGDLKVLVAEMAGVAPDALKTAAERLQQKLGEGAVVLGSVPEEGKVSLVAAFSPAVIAKKLQAGKFIGAIAKLCGGGGGGRPNLAQAGGRDASKLPEALATAKQQLTEALG from the coding sequence ATGCCTACCCCTTCCCAACCACAGCCTTTAATCACCCGTGGAGCCGACATCCGTAAAACCTTCTTGGACTTTTATGCCCAACGAGGCCATAAGATTCTGCCCAGTGCTTCCCTGGTACCAGAGGATCCTACTGTTCTGCTAACCATTGCAGGGATGCTGCAGTTCAAACCTATTTTCCTGGGGCAGCGGCAAGCGGAGGTGGACAGAGCCACAACCTCTCAAAAATGTATTCGCACCAACGACATTGAGAATGTTGGACGAACCGCTCGCCACCATACCTTTTTTGAGATGTTGGGCAACTTCAGCTTTGGGGACTACTTCAAGGAGCAGGCAGCAGCGTGGGCTTGGGAACTCTCTACAGAAGTCTTTAAGCTGCCCCCAGAACGGTTGGTTGTTAGCGTTTTTGAAGATGACGATGAAGCTTTTGCCATTTGGCGAGATCAGATAGGCGTACCGCCTCACCGCATTATTCGCATGGGTAAGGAAGACAACTTCTGGACATCTGGCCCGACGGGCCCTTGTGGCCCCTGCTCTGAAATTTACTATGACTTCCATCCAGAACTCGGTGACGACAAGATTGATCTGGAGGACGATTCTCGCTTTATCGAGTTCTACAATCTCGTCTTCATGCAGTACAACCGGGATGCTGAGGACACCCTGACGCCGCTGCAGAATCAGAACATTGACACCGGCCTGGGACTGGAACGGATGGCTCAAATCCTGCAAGGCAAGCCCAATAACTATGAAACGGATCTGATTTTCCCCATTATTGAAACAGCCGCAAAAATCGCTGGGTTGACCTACCGCGACTGTGATGAAAAAACCAAAGTTTCCCTCAAAGTAATTGGGGATCATGTGCGAGCAGTCGTGCACATGATTGCGGATGGCATTACCGCCTCGAATGTAGGGCGGGGCTACGTTTTGCGCCGCCTGATTCGTCGTGTGGTGCGCCATGGACGGTTGCTCGGCATTGAAGGCGCTTTCATCAATCAGGTCGCGGCAACGGCCATTGAACTGTCGGAATCTGTCTATCCCAATGTGCGCGAGCGTGAGTCCGTCATTACGGCAGAATTGGCCCGGGAGGAAGCGCGCTTTCTGGAAACGCTGGAGCGCGGTGAGAAGCTGCTGGCAGACATCCTGGCCCGAGAGACTACTCGCATTTCTGGTGAAGATGCCTTCGTGCTGTATGACACCTATGGCTTCCCGCTAGAGCTGACCCAAGAGATTGCTGAGGAAAATAACCTCACGGTGGATGCCGCCGGTTTTGAAGCTGAAATGGAGAAGCAGCGGCAGCGTTCTAAAGATGCCCATGAAACCATTGACCTGACTGCTCAGGGGAGTTTAGACACCCTGGCAAACCATATTCATTCCACCGAGTTCCTCGGCTATACGGAGTCTATGAGCGCCAGCAAAGTGGAAGCCATTTTAGTCGCAGGAGTCTCAGAAACAGTCGCGGAAGCTGGAACTGAAGTACAGGTTGTGCTCGATCAGACGCCCTTTTATGCGGAATCTGGAGGGCAAATTGGCGATCGCGGCTATCTCTCTGGCGATAACTTTGTCATTCGCATTGAAGATGTGCAGAAGGAGAGCGACTTCTTCCTGCATGTAGGACGTGTAGAGCGAGGCACGGTAAAAGTAGGCGATCACGTTACGGCCCAAATCGATCGGGCCTGTCGTCGTCGAGCCATGGCCAACCACACGGCAACCCACCTGTTGCAAGCTGCCCTGAAAAAGCTTGTGGATGACGGCGTTTCCCAAGCCGGGTCGCTGGTGGCCTTCGATCGCCTACGCTTTGACTTCAACTGCCCCCGAGCGCTGACCCCTGAGGAGGTGCAGCAGGTAGAAGAGCAAGTTAACACCTGGATAGGCGAAGGCCATGGGGCCACCGTTGAAATCATGGCGCTGGACGAGGCCAAGAATCGGGGCGCAACGGCCATGTTTGGGGAGAAATATGGCGCAGAAGTGCGGGTTATTGACTTTCCCGGTGTCTCCATGGAGCTGTGTGGCGGTACTCACGTGAGCAACACCGCTGAAATTGGACTGTTCAAAATCATTTCTGAGACGGGCGTAGCCTCTGGGATTCGCCGCATTGAAGCGGTGGCTGGCCCAGCCGTGCTGGACTATCTGAACGTGCGCGATGCAGTCGTGCGCGACCTGTCCGAGCGCTTTAAGGTGAAGCCGGAGGAAGTGCCCGATCGCATCACCAGTCTGCAGACAGAACTGAAGACCTCTCAGAAGGAATTGGAGGCTTTGAAGTCAGAGTTGGCGGTGGTGAAGTCCGATCAGCTCTTGGACGAGGCTGAAATGATCGGTGACCTGAAGGTGCTGGTGGCTGAAATGGCTGGAGTTGCGCCTGATGCGTTGAAGACGGCGGCAGAGCGGCTGCAGCAAAAGCTGGGGGAAGGGGCTGTGGTGCTGGGTTCGGTGCCGGAGGAGGGCAAGGTGAGCCTGGTGGCGGCGTTTAGTCCAGCCGTGATTGCGAAGAAGCTGCAGGCCGGCAAGTTTATTGGGGCGATCGCGAAACTCTGTGGGGGCGGTGGTGGCGGGCGTCCGAACCTGGCACAGGCAGGCGGGCGGGATGCTTCTAAGCTCCCGGAGGCGTTAGCAACCGCTAAACAGCAACTGACAGAGGCTTTGGGCTAG